The following nucleotide sequence is from Pseudomonas sp. RC10.
TTTTTTGAGGAAACCAAACTTCCCTACATTCGGGTGGGAGACCCTACCGATATGCAGCTTATGAGCGGAGAGATCATCAAGGGGCATGTGGAAGGTATCGCGCGTGGAATATTTGATCGGGATAACCCACAGAGCCGCGAACTGATCGCGGATGTGAACCCCACGTTCAACTGGGTCCGCCTCGCGCAACGTGTGCCCGTGCGCATTCATCTGGATGACGTTCCCGAGGGTTTGATACTCGCTGCGGGCCTGACCTGTACCGTCATCGTCAACCCAGACGAGACCCGGGGAAGGTGGCGGGATTGGAATAGTTTTTGACCCAATCCAGAGAGTGTTCTTGAGAATGAGTCTACATACTATCGGCAAGAGATGGCCTGACGTGTTTGCCATCCTGATGCCTATGGATACTCAAGTTTCGGGAGTCACCCTATGAGCGTTTTCCAATATAACCTGGCCAAAACAGAACTCCTGACCCAACTCTTGAGTCGCCGATCGTACTGGCCTCTTGTGGGACCTGTCCCCACAGAAGACGAGTTGCATCAGGTATTTGAGGCGACGATGCGCGCGCCGGACCACAGCAACCTCAAGCCTTGGCGTTTTTTCACGATTCAGGGAGAGGCGCTGTCGGCGCTGGGCGATATTTTCGCAGCGGCAGCGGTCAAGCGTGGCGATGACGACAATGGTGACCGTTCGCGGCGTCAGGCTGTCGCTGCACCGATGATCATCGCAGTGGGAGCACGGATTTATGATGATGAGCGAGTGCCCGAGGTGGAGCAGATCCTCTCGGTAGGCGCTGCGGCGATGAATCTGCTTAACGCGCTGCATCTTTTCGGCTATGGCGCTTATTGGGCGACGGGACCCAATGCCTATGACCCTGATGTGCGCAACGCCTTGGGGTTGAAAGAAGCGTCTGACCAGTTGCTGGGCTTCATTTATGTGGGTTCTCCTTCCAAGCAACGGGCGCCGAAGGTTCGTCCTTCATCTGAGACGCTCGTGACGCCATGGAGCCACTCATTGGCATGAATCGCATGCCACGGTGGCAAAAAACACTGCGTGCACCCGGAGGGTTGCCGAGATGATGTCCGATGAAGGTATAACAATAAGATCTACACTTCGCGATTACCTTGAAGTGCATTTTCTTCTAGAGGTCCAGACAGCACGTCTGGCTGCTCGTCGGCGAACGATGAGCGATATCCGGGACTTGTGGTTCGCTTTGGCGAGACGAGGTGAGTACAGCGAAAGCGATGATCTTGCCTGTTTCTCGGATCGTGACCAGGCGGTGCATGAAGCCGTGGCCGCGGCTTCTCACAATGACGTGTTATGGTCCGTGTACAGGTCGCTGAATGCAGCATTCCACCGACCGTATCTTTCTATATATGCAGATCATGCGTTATTTGAGCCGAGCCTTGCTGCACACGCGAAGATCATCGAGGCAATCATTTATGGAGACGAGGAGGCGGCCGTTGGAGCAGTGCGAGCGATGTTCACCCCACTGCTCGAGCGAGTGGCCTTGTTGCCGGAAGTGATACCGACGAAGTTCATTAACTGAGACCGCTATTAGAGGGAGACGACGATGTCTCGCATTTTGCATTGTGCCCGGCATTGCTCCCCTGCGGAGCAATGTCTGCTGAAAGGGATGCGCGCGGTCTGCGATGTCACCGAAGGGCTCAACGTTGCAGCGGCGAACTTTTTCAAGCTGGGTTTGAATGCCGAGCTTGCGGAGAGTTTTATTCGGCTCATTCAGCAAATTCGACAGGATTGCCCCCGTTTCGAATTACTCCAATCTTCCTCCCCGTTCATCAGTGCTGATGAGCTTAGCTTGTTGGCGGTCCTGGCACTGGAGTCGAAGTCCATACCACGGCGAGCGGATGAGGGCCCCGATTTTCAACCGGACATCGCACGTCATTTAGAAAAATGCGGAAAGATTATTGCTGTCAGCAATATAGTGCTGAAGGCCCGTCCGTTGCGTAAGCGTCTCCTCAAGGTCTCCTGAGCGTTGGCCAGGATTCCATATCCTCCCTGTCTCCAGACAGCACATTGTTGCGGTTTTTGTCATAGATAATATCAGTCCGTTTACTGTTTGAAGTGGTCCGAACTCGTTATCTTTAGTTCGGACTCGTCTGCGTTGACGAACCGGTATTCGTTTTTTACGAACCGCACAGTCCTCCCTATAAAAATTATTTGCCAATGCCTTGGGCGAAGGTGTTCGCCTTTCTGGAGCACATATGAAAAATTCATCGCGGGTGGCGTTGGTGGTCACACTCGGCTGTATTCAACACAGCTATGCATCGGGTTTTATCGAAGACAGTAAAGCGAGCCTTGATCTTCGAAATTTTTACTTTAATCAGGACACCCGGAATCAGAAGGCGCCTACAGACCAAGAGTGGGGGCAAGCGTTTATGCTCAACTACCAGTCCGGCTTTACTGAGGGGTTGGTCGGCGTGGGGCTTGATCTGCAAATGCTGTATGGGGTTCGGCTTGATGCGTCTGGGCGTGCGGGCAAAGCGGGTGAAAGTAATACGCCCGGTAGTGTATTTCCCTTGGACGACGGTAAGGCCGCTAACGACTTCAGCAAACCGGGAGCTACCGCCAAGTTTCGCATTTCGCAGACCCAACTGAAGGTCGGCACGTTAACACCGAAAATTCCCGTCCTGGTTTACGAGGATGGGCGATTGCTGCCCGAGACCTTCCGCGGCTGGCAGGTCGACTCGAAAGAACTGGATAAATTCAACTTCATGGCGGGGCGCATCGAACAAGTGCTGGACCGGAACTCCACAAACGGTCAAGGCATGTCGATTGCGGGTGCCAACGACCCTGTAAAAGGAAAATTCAGTAACCAATTTTATTACACCGGCGTCGACTACAACCCCACTAAGAACCTACAGCTCCAGTACTACTACGGCAGCCTGGAAGATTTTTATCAGCAGCACTTTTTGGGGCTGATCCATAACTGGCAGCTTCCCGTGGGGACGCTCAAGACCGATCTCCGGTATTTCTACAGCACGTCTGACGGAAAGAATGGCAGCCAGTCGGGACGAAACGAGGGCTACGTCAGCGCGGGCTACTACGGTAATGGGGTCAACGTCGGAAAAGTTGACAACAAACTATGGAGTGGTCTGTTTACCTATAGCCTTCAAGGCCATTCGTTGAGCCTCGGGTATCAGAAAACCACTGGCGAAAGTGACTTTCCCCATATCAACCAGGGGCAAGGTCGTTCTGTGTATTTGATTACCAACTCTCAGTCGCTGAAGTTTGTCAATGCTGGGGAGGAGGCGACGGTCGGCACGTACGCCTATGATTTTTCGACGATCGGGCTGACGGGGCTGAAGTCGAGTGTGACCTACATCAGCGGTCGGCATATCGATACGCCCACTCAAAGTAACAAAGAGTGGGAACGAGATATGAGGATCGATTACGTCGTGCCTTCGGGGACGTTCAAGGGGCTTGGCCTGATGTGGAGAGGGGCGGTGTTCCGGGGTAACGACAGCGCCGACAAGGATGAAACACGTCTGATGGTGAGCTACAGCATCCCGCTCATGTGAAGTCAGTGTTTGATCCAGGAAAGACCCCGATCGGGGTCTTTTTGTGTTTCAGGTCCTGGCGAAATATTTGGTAGGGCTACAGCCAAACACCGATCGAAATACCGCGATGAAACTGCTGGAGCTTTCATACCCGATCGCTGCGGCTGTACTGGTCACGGACTCACCGGCCGCCAGATTTTCCAGCGCTACCATCAAGCGCAGCCGCAAGCGCCACGCACCAAAACCCATGCCCGTTTCAGTTGAAAACAGTCGCTCCAAGGTTCGCGGGCTGGCGCCGACGTGATGGGCAATATCTTTCAGGGGTCTCGTGTCGTTCGGGTTTTTCTTGATCAGATTAGCGGCCTTGACCGCTCGCTTGTCGACAGGCTCAGGAAGAAAAAACGCTTCCTGTTCGAGAAGCGCCAAATGATCAAGCAACACAGTGCCCAATCTAAACTCTCGGGTGTCGCCTTCGTACGATGCTGGCAATTGAGCGCACGCCAGTATCAACTCGCGGACCAGGTTTGAGATGTTTAAAACGGAACACCGTTTCCAGTCGGGTATCCCAGGAGTGTCCTCTCGAACATAGACAGCCCTTAAAGAGATCGGGCGGGAGTGTTTGAACGTGTGTGAGATGCCTGCCGGAATCCAGAGTGCGCGGTGCGGCGGCAATACCCAGATGCCTTGGGGCGTCTCGACGGTCATGGAACCGTTGACGGCATACATGACCTGCGCGTGATGATCGTGCCTGTGTTCGGCTTCGAATCCTGGGGGGTATTCGCGTTCGACCCCTTGCACGGGAGCGTCGCCGAAGACGGGCAGCGGAAATATGGACATGGCGCGATCGCACTATTCAGGATCTTCCTGTCAGTATCGTGCCATCCATTTGCAGTGTAAATCCGGCGCTGCGCTTTTTGTTGCAGCGCGAACGAAGTGAATGTCTGGACAGCACGGCCGATCAGAGCCGGGAGCCGCTACCTTGTGGGACGTGGCGGGATCGGACAAGTATTTGACTTGATTCCGAGAGTCTCGCCGAGACTGGATCGCCATACTCCTGCCACCTGTTGGCGAAAACCGAAACGCTCCAGAAGGAGTTGATTTCGGGTGTTCGTCAGCCAGAAGCCCGCGCCACACATTAGCCCCACGTCATGGACGCGGGTAGCCCCGACGCACACAGTCGCTTGCCTTGTAGCGACGCTCCCACTTCCAGGATGCTCGACCTTACATGTCCGCCCAACGTGAGTTTAAAAGAATAACGGTGCCCGATATCGTCCGGCGCAAAGGTCAGGAAAAGATTGTCTGCCTGACCGCTTACACAGCACCGATCGCTGAATTACTCGACCCCATGGTTGATTTGCTGTTGGTGGGTGATTCGGTCGGGATGGTCATTCATGGGTTGCCCAGCACGTTGGGTGTCTCCGTGGAGATGATGATCATGCATGGCCAAGCGGTGATGAGGGGGGCGTCGCGGGCTTTGGTGGTCGTCGATTTGCCGTTCGGAAGCTACGAGCGGAGCGCTGACCAGGCATATGACACCGCTGTTCGCATCATGCAGGAGACCGGTTGCCAGGCGGTCAAGCTGGAGTCCAATCCCGGTTGTGCCCGTACCGTGGAATTTCTGACTGGCAGGGGCATCCCGGTCATGGGGCATGTCGGCCTGACGCCGCAGTCTGTCAACCTTGATGGGGGCTTCAAGACCAAAGGGCGCTCAGCAGTCGAGCGAGCGCGAATTGTGAAAGAGGCAGAGGAGATAGCCAATGCCGGTGCTTTCGCGGTAGTCGTTGAGGGCGTTTTTGAAGACGTTGCCGAGGAGGTGACGCGGACGTTATCAATCCCCACGATTGGCATCGGCGCATCCTCCTCCTGTGATGGGCAAATCCTGGTCGTTGACGACATGCTTGGATTATTCGAAAGGGTTCCGAAGTTTGTTCGCCGCTACGGCGCTCTGCGGGAACACATAGAAGCGGCGGTAAAACGGTACTCACAAGACGTTAAGGGCAGTGTGTTTCCAAGTAGCGATGAATGTTACCAGTGTGAGAGCCAAGGTTGAGTTGCCGGGTGCGCTGTGCGGATGGTGTCCTTTGAGACGCCGTCTTGAATAACTGTCTGATCACAACAGGTTCTGCGTCGTTCCTGTTCGAGGTTCCGGATTTCACTACGTCCCGGCAGACCAGCTCCACAAGGGCAAAGCGGGATATCAACGACGTTTACGAAGAGCTGGACCGTCGAGGGTGGGCGACACTTCCGGGCGTTATGGCCGAGCCGGAAATTGACCAGCTTTTATCAGCCCTTCAGGGGGTTTCCGAGGGGGGGAGCGAGGAGCAACTGCGCGCGCTGAGCCCTTGCGAGCAATGTTTGACTGGCCCGCTACCTGAACCTTTGGAAAGCTGGGGTCGAGCGCTGCGTTCAGCGTTAACCCCGATTGCACACCGCTGGAAATCCGATGTCGGCCATTCACGTCTGTTCTCATCGAGCGCCAGTGTGAAAAGTGTTTGCGAGCCCCCGGCATTGCACGCGCGATTATCGTACTTGTTCGCCGATCAAATGCAGGCGCTCGGACATGACGCTGCGCGGGGTGAAGCCTTTCCCATCCAAATGGTGGTCCTGCTTTCTGAACCAGACCGAGATTTTGTGGGAGGTGAGTTCGTGATCGCAGACCAACGCCCTCGCATGCATTCGAGGCCGATGGTGATTCCTCTCAACAAAGGGGACGCTGCCCTGATTGCGGCATCCCAGAGGCCAGTGAAGGGACGGAGCGGTGTTTGCCACATGACGCTGCGACACGGCGTGAGCCGAGTACGATCAGGCAGCCGTATAGGGTTGGAACTGTTTCTTGGATAAGCCCTTGTGTCCTGGCTAGCGCCCCTGAATCCAAGGCGGTGCGGGCATCTGCTCATTGAGCACATTCGCTGTATATGTTGGCGGTTTTGCGATGCCAGCCTTGGTGGGCCTTGGCCGATGATCTGTTCCAGTGTGGAACGCTGGCGTTCGCCTTCCAGCAAGAGATTGCCCCATTCATCCCTGTCGAAGTCATGAGTGATCTGACGCCATCATGCACAAACCTCACAAGACGCTTCGGCTCGTCGCTGATCATCTCAAACGTGTCGGTGCTTCTAAAGCGTCCAGCCCCTCTCGGGTTTGGGATGAGCTGGAACAGGTGTCAGCGTCGGGCGACCTGCCTGCCTTCGGCCATCAAGGCTACTGTGATCAGCAAAAACGCTTTGGTGCGGTCCGGCACTACCACGGCCGATTGATTTATGTGGTGTCCGGTGAGTTGCATGCAGAACTGGCCGCAGAGGTCATACGTGTGAGATCGAAATCTGCGTTTTGGATACCCCCTTTGGTTCGGCATGAACTAAGCGTCAGCGCTGGAACAAAGTTTTACACGGTGTACGTTCATGTGTTGCTTGTGTCTCACATGCCTCCGAGATGTTGGCGTTTCGGGGCGTCTCGTTTATTGGAGCAGGTCGCGCACACGCTTTCCAATACGCCGCTGGGTTCCCGCGTGACCAAACAAAATAAGCTGCTCGCTGCGGTGTTGATCGACGAAATCAATAACGGTCGGCTCACCGGTATCTAGTCCGTGGGTATTCGAAAGGTTTCGATTGGCCCCCGTTTAAGCTGTTCCTCCCACTTATAACTTCGTCACTGTGCGCAGATAAAGAGTGTGGCTGCTTTCGATTTAAAGGAACGTCCTGATCCCATTGAATAAGCGATCGTTATGACGGCGCGGTTTCATAATCATTTGGTTATGAATACCGTCGTTAATTTCAGTTTTAGCAGGGGGGAGGGCGGAGGAAACTGAATCATCGCCTGCTGATGCATGAAACAGGCGCGACCTCCAATAATGACAGCAGGAGACTGGCATGTCTGACGCATCCAACAGTCGTTTCGCCATTCGCGATCGTAATTGGCATCCTAAAGCGCTGAACCCCAACTACAAGACCTCGATCCTGCGCTCGCCGCGCCAGGCGTTGGTCGGTATCCCTCAATCGGTATCTGAAACCACCGGTCCGGATTTTTCTCACCTGCAAATGGGTCGTCACGACAGTGATCTGCTCCTGAATTTCAACAACGGTGGCCTCCCCATCGGCGAGCGCATCATTCTTGCCGGGCGGGTCACTGATCAGTATGGCAAGCCCGTTGCACATACCTTGGTGGAGATGTGGCAGGCGAATGCGGGCGGACGCTATCGCCACTACAAAGACACCTATTTTGCGCCACTGGACCCGAACTTCGGCGGCGTTGGTCGCTGCCTCACTGACCGAGACGGCAACTATATCTTCCGGACCATCAAGCCCGGCCCATATCCCTGGCGAAACGGTCCTAATGACTGGCGCCCGGCGCATATTCATTTTTCCATCAGCGGTCCGTCGATTTCCGCCAAGCTGATCACCCAGATGTATTTCGAGGGCGACCCGCTGATCCCGATGTGCCCGGTCGTCAAGTCCATCGCTGACCCGGACGCCGTGCAGAGCCTGATCGCTCGATTCGACCTGAGCATGGCCAATCCAATGGATTGCCTGGCTTACCGCTTTGATATCGTCCTGCGCGGTCAGCGCAAGACTCACTTCGAAAACGCTTGAGGAAGGCTGTCATGCCCGTTCAACTTCTGCCGGAAACCCCGTCCCAGACCGCTGGTCCTTACGTGCACATTGGCCTCGCACTGGAAGCCGCAGGTAACCCGGCCCGAGAGCAGGAAATCTGGAATGAAATGGCCAAACCCGGCGCCCCCGGCGAACACATCCTGCTGCTTGGACACGTCTATGACGGCAACGGCCACCTGATTCGCGATTCGTTTCTGGAGTTTTGGCAGGCCAATGCCGACGGCGAGTACGACACCGACTACGACCTCAATAAGTCCTTTAACAGCTTTGGCCGCAGTGCCACGGCTGACGAGGGCGAATGGGTGATCAAGACCGTCAAACCAGGCGTAGTACGCAACGCTGCGGGTGTCCCGATGGCGCCTCACGTCAACGTGTCGCTCTTTGCCCGGGGCATCAACATTCATTTACAGACACGCCTCTATTTCAACGATGAAGCTCAAAGCAATGCGGTTGACCCCGTACTGAACCTGATTGAGCAACCTGCTCGCAGGCAAACGCTGGTGGCCCAACGTTGCATGGTGGAGGGCAACGTTGCCTATCGTTTCGACATCCGGGTGCAGGGCGCAGACGAAACCGTCTTCTTCGACTTTTGACCTGACATTTTGCCCCGCAGGCCATGCTGCAAATCTGACTCAGACACAGAATTGCCGAAGCGTTATCTGGGCACATTTGCAGGATATTTTGGCGGATTAGCGATGCCGGGTTTAACCCAATTAGCTGATGATCCGAGTCGGTAATCCGTCATGCCTCGGTCGATAAACCTGCGCGGTTAATAAACGAAGAAATACACTATGAGCGAAAAGTATCAGGCCTTGAGGCTTGTCATTAATAACGGCCAGTCCCCAAGCGCGCCGAGTAGCCCGTTGTGGAATCGCATGGAAGATATGTCTACTGCTGGGCATTTACCGGCGTTTGGGCATCAGTACTATTGCGATGACCCTAAACGTTTCGCAAAAACCC
It contains:
- a CDS encoding nitroreductase; protein product: MSVFQYNLAKTELLTQLLSRRSYWPLVGPVPTEDELHQVFEATMRAPDHSNLKPWRFFTIQGEALSALGDIFAAAAVKRGDDDNGDRSRRQAVAAPMIIAVGARIYDDERVPEVEQILSVGAAAMNLLNALHLFGYGAYWATGPNAYDPDVRNALGLKEASDQLLGFIYVGSPSKQRAPKVRPSSETLVTPWSHSLA
- a CDS encoding FCD domain-containing protein is translated as MMSDEGITIRSTLRDYLEVHFLLEVQTARLAARRRTMSDIRDLWFALARRGEYSESDDLACFSDRDQAVHEAVAAASHNDVLWSVYRSLNAAFHRPYLSIYADHALFEPSLAAHAKIIEAIIYGDEEAAVGAVRAMFTPLLERVALLPEVIPTKFIN
- a CDS encoding OprD family porin, coding for MKNSSRVALVVTLGCIQHSYASGFIEDSKASLDLRNFYFNQDTRNQKAPTDQEWGQAFMLNYQSGFTEGLVGVGLDLQMLYGVRLDASGRAGKAGESNTPGSVFPLDDGKAANDFSKPGATAKFRISQTQLKVGTLTPKIPVLVYEDGRLLPETFRGWQVDSKELDKFNFMAGRIEQVLDRNSTNGQGMSIAGANDPVKGKFSNQFYYTGVDYNPTKNLQLQYYYGSLEDFYQQHFLGLIHNWQLPVGTLKTDLRYFYSTSDGKNGSQSGRNEGYVSAGYYGNGVNVGKVDNKLWSGLFTYSLQGHSLSLGYQKTTGESDFPHINQGQGRSVYLITNSQSLKFVNAGEEATVGTYAYDFSTIGLTGLKSSVTYISGRHIDTPTQSNKEWERDMRIDYVVPSGTFKGLGLMWRGAVFRGNDSADKDETRLMVSYSIPLM
- a CDS encoding helix-turn-helix transcriptional regulator, which translates into the protein MSIFPLPVFGDAPVQGVEREYPPGFEAEHRHDHHAQVMYAVNGSMTVETPQGIWVLPPHRALWIPAGISHTFKHSRPISLRAVYVREDTPGIPDWKRCSVLNISNLVRELILACAQLPASYEGDTREFRLGTVLLDHLALLEQEAFFLPEPVDKRAVKAANLIKKNPNDTRPLKDIAHHVGASPRTLERLFSTETGMGFGAWRLRLRLMVALENLAAGESVTSTAAAIGYESSSSFIAVFRSVFGCSPTKYFART
- the panB gene encoding 3-methyl-2-oxobutanoate hydroxymethyltransferase, which translates into the protein MSAQREFKRITVPDIVRRKGQEKIVCLTAYTAPIAELLDPMVDLLLVGDSVGMVIHGLPSTLGVSVEMMIMHGQAVMRGASRALVVVDLPFGSYERSADQAYDTAVRIMQETGCQAVKLESNPGCARTVEFLTGRGIPVMGHVGLTPQSVNLDGGFKTKGRSAVERARIVKEAEEIANAGAFAVVVEGVFEDVAEEVTRTLSIPTIGIGASSSCDGQILVVDDMLGLFERVPKFVRRYGALREHIEAAVKRYSQDVKGSVFPSSDECYQCESQG
- a CDS encoding 2OG-Fe(II) oxygenase, yielding MAEPEIDQLLSALQGVSEGGSEEQLRALSPCEQCLTGPLPEPLESWGRALRSALTPIAHRWKSDVGHSRLFSSSASVKSVCEPPALHARLSYLFADQMQALGHDAARGEAFPIQMVVLLSEPDRDFVGGEFVIADQRPRMHSRPMVIPLNKGDAALIAASQRPVKGRSGVCHMTLRHGVSRVRSGSRIGLELFLG
- the pcaH gene encoding protocatechuate 3,4-dioxygenase subunit beta, producing the protein MSDASNSRFAIRDRNWHPKALNPNYKTSILRSPRQALVGIPQSVSETTGPDFSHLQMGRHDSDLLLNFNNGGLPIGERIILAGRVTDQYGKPVAHTLVEMWQANAGGRYRHYKDTYFAPLDPNFGGVGRCLTDRDGNYIFRTIKPGPYPWRNGPNDWRPAHIHFSISGPSISAKLITQMYFEGDPLIPMCPVVKSIADPDAVQSLIARFDLSMANPMDCLAYRFDIVLRGQRKTHFENA
- the pcaG gene encoding protocatechuate 3,4-dioxygenase subunit alpha, which produces MPVQLLPETPSQTAGPYVHIGLALEAAGNPAREQEIWNEMAKPGAPGEHILLLGHVYDGNGHLIRDSFLEFWQANADGEYDTDYDLNKSFNSFGRSATADEGEWVIKTVKPGVVRNAAGVPMAPHVNVSLFARGINIHLQTRLYFNDEAQSNAVDPVLNLIEQPARRQTLVAQRCMVEGNVAYRFDIRVQGADETVFFDF